TTATTTCCTGTTCACAATAAAATACATTTACGTTACATTAAGAAGTGAAGAGATGTTTATTTAAACATAATAAAAGTATTGAGAAAATGTACTTTACGACCAGGTGTTAAACCTTCGCTTTCCCGTTCAACAATAAAAGCTGTAAAAGCTTTACCAGCTGGCGCTTTTGGATCAGGATTTGACCTTGCTAATACGAAATACCTGTACACGATTTAACTTTTTGTATAATGAATAacagtaataaataatatagtAACTAGTTGTTTATACCAATTAGCAACACCTCCATTAGTTATCCACATTTTTGTACCATTAAGAATCcattcctttcctttcttttcagcTTTTGTTTTAATACCTGCTACATCTGATCCAGCGGCAGGTTCGGTAACGCAATAGGCCTAAAATTTTTCAACTATAAATGTATTAAAATGTAtatcaaatatatattaaaaacgtTGTTTATCTTACAGCAACAAGTGGTTCTTCAAGGAGtcttccaagatatttcttgtGTTGTTCTTTTGTTCCAGCTGCAATTACTGGTGCTTGCTACAAAGAATATattgaagtaatttttaatttggtgtttttatttaatgtatataagAATGTTCCATGATATAACTTACACCTAATCCTGATCCCTCCAATGCAGTTGATATTCCTGTACAACCATAAGCAAATTCCTCTGCAACTAAACAACCATCGAAAGTGCTAACTTCCATTCCTCCTGTAATAATAACAACAGATCGTATGTCTATGATTTACACCTTCCAAATTTCATTGTACATTCAAGTTATACAAATCTGTAATTATACCACAGTGTTGAGGAATATGTTTGTTTAAAAGTCCCAAACCCcatgcttttttaataatatccCATGGATATTTTCCAGTTCTATCATGTTCAGCTGCTACTggaataatttcttcttttgtaaattttcgtGCCAATTCTTGCATTTCCTTTTGTGTTTcatttaattctaaaataaacgcatgaaaatgattttgatcttatataaaataaaacattcttATAAATTACATTCCTCGCACTAACCAAAGTTATACCCTGTGGCAAGATCAGATGTTGAAAATGCTCGCATTACTTTCTGATGTGTTATCTTTTTCAATATCTAAGGTACATATATCATAACATTAGTATTCTTTTTTTgtaaaacatatttaaaatattactgCTCTAAATCCTTTATTTAATGACTAACTTACCGAACGTGAAAACATTTTGACACCTTTTGCTTTTATTATATTGAAACAAATATTCCTTAATATGAAAGTGACAAcgttacaattatttttaaattaacttatGAATCACAAACTCTTCATATGGAACACTTGCTTTATCTGCAATCTTCAAAAATCAAATAACAAATACCGATTGCTAATAAAGATCAAAGTAcacttatattaaattaaaacagTTCAAAGTTCAATTAACGTTATCCTGCTGTTTAAATGATTATTTAAACTATTTTGAGCTGTTTTAAAAAGCAACAgtatgtttatttattatttacatagCAAATGAGGCAAAGTATtcgtgaataattaaaaacaaaaacttGCAGATAAACAGCTGATTGGTCATTTCCACAGTATTGTACTACTTATTTTCGCAAAtcatatttgtattttatacgTATTAAATgcaaacaattaaatttaattacttaaaataaagtaatatatcaaatatacccaatatataaaaaatactaatttacaaaataagcagtaataacaattttctgaataaattattaattttagattagatattttaaatatctatgtttatttaatatttagcgTTAATTTGTGTTCCATAATAATGTTTGTGTTTAGGATtgaattctttaaaatattgttcAAAATTCCAGCAAATTTGTTCATGACTCGGCGCGAAAATTTGGAATGttcattatttaaacattttcaaggaaattaataattgtattcATGATTAAGTTAATCATCATGATTGTAACGATTGTTGCGTTAAACAAAATATAACAATATCGTGTACACGTAACAAAACTTAACTATCTGATTAAATAAATCTATAAGCCACTTCAGATTTGCTTTCGGCGATAAAGTTATgaatatttctaaatgaaagaTATAAAACAAAGTTGATCTGATGTACATAGTAAAGCAGTTACATGTCATACTTGCTAATGTTAAGTTTTTATTATAACAACAATAAAATTGACAGCTAAGTGTCACAATCTCTTCAGCATGAGCATAGAGATTCATCCATTAACAGCTAATCCTACAGCAGCTTGGCGTGAACTATCACAACAgcaaaaagttattaaaataaatgccAAACTCCCAACGACCGAAGCACCAAATGATAAGGTAAATCCATTAAAttgtttgtaattttataatcctTAAACATTCATTTATCCCTAACCTAAAAGTAATAGCATGGAAACTCATTCAGTAATATTGATATACAgactttttatattatatcatgTTACAGCTTCGGATTGTTTGTATGAGTGATACTCATTCATTAACTCCATTTATCAAATTTGATATACCTATGGGAGATGTCTTTATTCATGCTGGAGATTTTACAAAATGCGGTAGCTTACAAGAAGTTATAGAATTTAATAATTGGATTGGTAATATCAGACCAAATGATTACCTTATATATTTTCTGTATTAATATACATTACAAGTTGTTTTATTGCAGGTACTTTGCCACATAAGAACAAAATTGTTATTGCCGGCAATCATGAACTTAGCTTTGATCCTACATTTACTAATCCTTTTTCATTACATACCAGTGGGGATCGTCAAAAACACACAGGGACCAGCATTCTTGACAATATACCCACATTGGGAATGTCTAAAGATACTCTTGCAGAAGCAATACAGACCACTAATGTTAAAGATTATTTGACAAATTGTACCTATTTAGAGGAttctgaaattataataaatggaATAAAGATATATGGTACACCATGGTAAATATTTATGTGTGAATTTATGATCTAGCATGATGTTGTACTGAGTACTATCATATAACAGTCAAAAATATAGGTGAATAATATATAATGAACAATATACTGCAGtggaaaatatttgtaaaatattatttcaaatgcaAGATCTTCGGTGAAAAGAATTTTGTTCACAATTTAGGCAACCAGAATTTTGTAAATGGGCGTTTAATGTACCTCGCGGAGAAGCATGCCTTTCAAAATGGGAGATGATACCATCAGATACAGATATCCTTATAACACACACACCTCCTGTAGGACATGGAGACCTGTGTTGCAGTGGTGTACGAGCTGGATGTGTAGAGTTACTTTCTACTGTTCAAAATCGAGTGAAGCCAAAATATCATGTTTTTGGTCATATACACGAGGGTATGTTattgcaacttgtttcatttttcaaaataaaacttGTACTTCCTTTGTTATAGGATATGGTATCTCGTCTGATGggaaaataatatacataaatgCATCGACATgtgatttaaattatttgccaaGTAATCCACCTGTAGTCTTTGATATAACATTACCACCTGATcattgtaaattataaaaaaacgtAAGGAATATAGCGATAAGTTTTCTAACTATACTTCTTATATACATAATATTGAAATACAGGCAATTTTAAGTTATTTATTTGTATACTTTTATGAATTTCTACAAATCAGATACTGTTTTATAATAGGTACAAGTTTATTCAAACGAGAGAAGATTATAAtgcaaagataaaaaaaatgattttcagaTAATATCGATTTACGATAAAGTGTTAGAAAAGCgtcgaaattaaatttttgtcatATCTCTTTTCTGTTTTACAAATGTAGAAATGTTATAGTCATTGtagtattattatttatacaaaatagcATGTAAATAGAAAGTTTTTGTACCTAAATACAATTTCTGTTCATATCAtctcaaaaaattatttcacaagTGTGTTTAAACAAATTATAGGAATCCCGTGTACCGTGTACTTCATAATATCGTATAATAGTTACACAGTTCTAGTCTTATTCAAATGCTGCACATAatactataaattaaattgtaGATTAAGATACACATttgaattatgttaaataatgtGTATAAGGTCTTAATTCTATTGTACCAAAATTCTATTTCCATCGCAGTCAAGAAACATGGAATTTGAAGTATTTAGATAATTTTTTTACAACGGACCtgtttatactttttttttttaattacaataaacaTTAGTTGTTAGTCATACAGTTTAATAGAATACAATAGTTTCTGAGTATTATGATGCAACATATAGACTATAGGTCGATATGTtgtagttattaattaaaattaaacaagTATGTAAACTTCATACTTGAAGTAACTATACTTGTTTTGTTTCAATTACGTTTCATATACAATAAAAGTTTTAAAGAAACAATTTCTTAACAATTAATTATTagataataaattgtaattatagcATTTAAATTAACGCTATCAATAGTAAATTAATCGTGTATATAAGTTTTTcatcataataataaaaaatttaaattatataattcagAGAGATGTTTATTATAATACCAAATGTATTAACAGGTGGCATTTTTTATCGAATTAAGATAAATTTACATGTAAAGAATGCTGTGTTTGTATTGACTTACATTTTCATGCTATATTGGTCCAAAGCTAAATCAGTAAATGACGGTGAGGTCATGTTCCTTCGTTATATGAGGATCTATAATTGTTTTGGTCAATTATAGTTATGTTCATATAAATAGCGGCCTTTCTTCAAAATTGCAATAGTAAaacatgaaaaaaatataatgtctCTTTGacattatttttccattttatacAATGTAATAAACAGTATCGTATTAGCATAGTAAAAAGCTAATTTTTTCGACGCTTTGTATTACCAGTTGAAAAATGTTTACGTCTGttggaaattttcatatttgactgcaaaaaaaaaaatgagatatCCTTCTAATAGCGCGATTAAATCGCATTAATGCCTCAATTGCAATACTTTTTATCCCCAGTTATGTACAACTGCCAGGATAACTGTAGTAGCATTTTATATCGAAGCAACAGATGTTTCTCTAACATCTTGCACACAATTTAAGTTAAACAATGTAATAACGATATTCTAAACAAGGCAATAATGCATTCTGCACAATAAGTAGTAGCCTAgcaacaatttaattactttcaaaGAATTTCACTCTGAAGCTGATTGATTGGATCTATTAGTAattaacttatttttttttttcttttttaaaatggaCAATACAGTATGCTTTATCCAGCTAACGTCTCATTTTCTACACGCATCATCTATCAAAGAAGGGAGTATGTatagttttcaatttaaaaaatgggaCATTAATATTCATCCCAAGTTTGCTTTCATAGGCAAATATTTTAAACTAAACTAAAAATAAGGGTTGTAAAAAGATTACGTTCTCCTTACATGATTTGACAGAGGTCATTATTAGGAAAATGTTTATCTAATAGGGTACATTTGAAAACAGGTACGATACGGATTCACCATTGTGAGTTCGTCTTACAGCCTCAGCAAACATCATTGATACATCGATACACTAAAACGTAtaaaagaatgataaattatCCTTTCTCGTCAAAAACGATACGTACAATACTGTAAACTATTCACCTGTATCTTTGGACAATCTTTCATGTGACCATCCTGAGGAATAGTATTAGTAACTACCACAGCTTCAAAACAAGCATTATTAATTCTGCTAATTGCTGGACCACTGAAGATTCCATGTGTTAAAATTGCATATACTTTCGTGGCTCCAGCCTCTAACAGCTTTTCTGCTGCATGACAAATAGTACCGCAAGTATCAGCCATATCATCTACCAAAATAGCAACTCTATCTTTTACATCTCCAACTAACACCATACTAGCAACTTCATttgctttcttcctttctttgtGTATAAGCGCAAATTCAACATTTAATCGATCAGCGATAGATGTTACCCTGTTGGAATAAGATTTGTTTATATATTTGTTATAagtgaatttttaatatgatcCAATACCTTTTAGCACCACCAGCATCTGGAGAAACAATAATGCTGTTTCGCCATTCaacaatgttttcttttatCCATTTCAGGACAGCAGGTTCAGCAAATAAATTGTCAACTGGAATGTCGAAAAATCCTTGAATTTGACTAGCATGCAAATCCATTGTAATAATGTGATCAGCCCCCGCTACCGATAGCATGTTTGCTACTAATTTCGCCGAAATAGGTGCACGACTCTGGAAAAACACAGTTATAAACTTTAATTTTACGAATTTACACGAATCTCTCGGGTCCATTTGCAACTGGATATGTCCTGCAATTTGAAAAAACTtgctattaaaattattatagcaTATTGAGAGGGTATAATAAAACAGTATTTATCAAAAAAGTGTGTCATAAAAAAGTTTAAGTATTAATCTTTTAGAGGGGACAAAATATGAATACAATGGCTATGTATCGAAATACACATTAAAAATACACTGTACGTGTATACAtacaaataaaaaggaaaaacggCATGTTGCAAATGCACCCCAGTTAGACTCAACGAAAAGTGTAAATGAAGCATAAATCAAACTTATGAATTAATAAAACAGAACACAGTGCATGTTGATTTCTTAATTTTGTCTTTAAAGGCAATGAATAATTCTGTgagttaaaaattataatcaagatatataataaaaacaaatgcATTGTGCTCAGAGAAATAGTTGCAGCTAAGTTATCTTAATTAACTTATCTATAATGAGCATAAACTTCACAAAAGCTGTCTAATGTTAAACATcttaaaaatagttttattcGTGTTATTAGTCTAACATACTATTATCAGAACAACACGATCACAATTTTTGCTTCTATTTTTGTTGAAGCactatttcattaataaaacagGCATTCTTTGATTAGTACATTCAGATGATAACATCTTTAGGAATATAATAATTAGTACCCATTTAACATACAGATGTATACCCCATTGTGTATGTACATGTAGATTATTAAGAATGTATGTAGAAtgctattatattaatattttgccCTCTCATTCAGGTATCAATACGTATTGACCAAAtagttcattcattcatttatggGGGTACCATTGTGCAATATAGCAACAAATTATAAGTTTTGTTAGTCCTacaaagaaaattttgtaagaaactaaaaatcatattataaaTTGTTCATCACGTATATTACTGTTCATCACGTTATAGCTACAAACGTTACACTCGACAATCTTGTTTTTATACTCACTGTAGAGAGCTCAGGCAGAAAATCCTGAAAATACCCAACTattcagaaatttaaaaatacgtattttacatttgtttttgtttttttttacaagaattagTTTTAGCAATATGTTTCATCTTTTACAATATAATTTGTTTCTGTATAATCCATCACATTTTCCTTACAATAATATGTTTTTATTGTGCTTATTTCTTTATAACGTAGTAGCATCCAGTTTTATCACTCTTCagaataaagaataataaatatttagtttACTAAAAGATTTGATGAACCAAAACACATCCAATACATAATGATAGTAAATATTGCAGTATGAACGCACGAAAGGCCCCCCTCGACGAATTTTGATAATAGTTTTGCAATATTCATGTAGGTTATCATACTTCTGATAACCCTAGATAATTACAAAACCCAATGCTTTAACTGTAACGTATTTATTGTTTACTACTTTGTTAAACTTTTGCTGTAAGTTTTATTCCATTTGAATCACTGTCATATatgatataaaatgaaacattGTACCATGTATATgtactaattaaaattaatactccTGAAAAAGTAATTCATGCAAATTTGATACGAGTTCTTTCAATGGAATGTATATCCACTGTTTATTAACCCATAAGATAAGTAAGATGAATGATCCTTTCTTTTTAGTACAATACCCTTAATCTTCATGTGCATGCTATTGTatagaattatatatttataaataatggtGCTTATATAACTTTCATGCATTTCCATTTGTAAAATGAGCAATTTTGCATGTATATTTACATGcagtaaatatttaaatactacAAACTCAAACTGTTTGTAGTtcatgtttaatattttaagttATATTATGTGTAATTCACAAtttgatatatatgtatatactaaatttatgataattatacctttattaaaaaaaggtacacatgaaataataacaaaaatctTATAAGACAAGTGTGTACCATTTGGTAAGACCCAATGATAAAGCTAAAAAGTTAAAAGCATTTTTTATATGATGATGAAATTCATGTTTAACATTCCAAACGTGATATTATTCCATTTGTTGGTTGCAACACTATGAAAcagtaaaaagagaaaaaagaccACTACAAGTTACCCTGAATTTCCATTCGTTTGACTTCATGACAATTTGTTTCTTAGAATTTGAGTTGTCACCTCCATCACCACCCTGTGAAGatatcatataaaaaaaaatttaactacTTCTTCAATGAGTCATTTTCTCCTTATTGTGAGAGTCATATTTTCATTGCATATGATTACAAATGacataaaataaacatttttattaaaaacaccCTATCACACAAGTTACCAACAATATGTATTCTCTATGATTATTACATCAGAAATGCTTACTTGAGAGAAATAAGCACATAGTAAACATCCAACTGTAGAAAACATAGATCATTATACAACTATATGAgaagtattaatttattaattatttcctacaggagttttcattttatttgcatATTTGAAGCAAAGTAATCATGTTAATTAATGGCATACATCAACAAGATAACTATTATATACCTAGAATATTAGAATCATTGAAGCATAGTTTCTGTAAGTTGTTTTGTTATGTAAGTGACTTATATTCACACAATTTTGTAGAACCTCATTTTCAATTTCTAGtgttttatttccatttttttaaattaataaataatgcaaAATCTTGAAGTATTTTCAAAACaatatataataaaagtaaaaaattgtgtgaatatttatatatatatatacttatagGTAAATCATTGTGTAGTCAATAACAAGAGAAACAAACAACAGATACCACAACATATAAACTGAATAATTTCTCAACTGATAACTATCATATGTTACATATTAAATgtgatattaaaaaagaaaatttttcctaAATAAGGTCTTATGAGCTATTTCTAAAAACTGAAATGAAAGTATATTTGCATGTATTATAAAACTACagtataattttaatagaattgcaaaacataagaaatataattaaaatttgttctaATATACTATAGGTAATACACAttagataaaaaatgaaaaatataataacgtATCCTACCTTATCCTTCTTATCTTGTCTTGCATATGGAAAGCAAGGAATTACTGCAGTTACTCTAGATGCAGAAGCAATTTTACAAGCATTGATCATGATCAATAGTTCCATCAAATTGTCATTTACTTCTCCACTTCCACTTTGTACAATGTATACATCTTCTcctcgaactgattctcctatTTCCACACttttaaagaaacaaattattataCATTGTTATAGGATCAGAAGTGTTATGcatattctaaaatttattacataaaataagataattaaCTGTACGATATATGACTTTGAATTAATGATCTTGCTCTATTAACTAATTACATGTACATATATTGTTTAATTGTACGTATAACCGGATTTCTATAGTATCTGAGATTATTTTTGTTAGCAGTAAGCAATAACATGGcaataaaatattcttatcaCTTGTTTACAAATCAACgtactttaaattgatataaccACGCTTGTAAAGATATATTAACAGCTATAAATTCTTAAAATGTGTATTAATAATTGTACTAGTTGACCTTCAACTTAAACATCGCGGCTTTGTAGAACACGGGGAAACCGGCCTTGCGCGACAGGGTTGTTTGTACGCTGGTAAGGTTGATAAATTAATGAGAACACAAAAAGAATAACACAAAAATGCTAGAAAATGTTCCATCTCTTATGGAAATACATAGTAGACAGAAAGAATTTAAGTGAAATTTCTGGTAACACGTGGTTAGAACCTTGGTTTAACACGATGACAATAACGTGGTTACAGCAGTGATTTGCGACCATTACCATGTTTCGAGGTTGCTAAATTTCTTCGTGACAACTTTTCCAATGTCGATACCAAGTCTGTCGACGAtacgttgagctaaatctggaTGTGATGTGCCACTGAAGACTTTGATATTTGGCATTCTGCTTTGCAAAAATTGCCCGCGAGAACTTTCCAAGTTTGCGCGTAACAAACTCTTGGCACGCACTGGCTGGGACACAGGCATCACTAAAACAGAAACCACAAAGAGACTGTCCAATCAGAGAACGCTCTAAGAACCGGATGTGACGTACCGTATTATGCTCCGCCTATTAAACATTGGACATAACCGCGTGAGCGCATTTCTTatcatctatttttttttctttattgataaaataataaattaaaaacaacaaattaattttgtcacgtattaaaaattgtaaaatctttcaaaatgttatttatcatatttttgcatggCTATTGTGATCTTAACCTTACGTATAcagagaaatattaataattaatttcatctaACAAAATAACACTTcagattatatatgtatattacaattAAAAGATCTATATAAACTATAGTcttctattaattttcatagaatatggaaaatataaatttgtaattattctattttaaaatttgaaattgtcaGGTTAAAAATTAGaactttcttaattttttttatagaaaaaattaaCCAAACGAACCATCTAAATATCCTTACCAAATGTATGCATACTTtcatgtataatttatattgcTTTAAACATTTGAAACAGATGAATtcaaataatatgaataatcaaagtattattaaaaattaatctttacTGTTTACAAGTTGGCGCCTTAAAGAAGAACGGCGTGAACATAGATGAAATTCAAAAGGGTGAACACGAGCGGGTGACAGTCAAGTTTTCTCATCAATGTGGCGCCGGTGATGATTGAATGATAAATTAGATGTGTCCGTGAGCGAAGATTTTAGCAAAGAACACGAGTTAGAACGATCATTTTTCTGAATAGACAGAGAGAGTAAACTAGAGTATTATTACCTGAAAGATTTGCGCACGTTGACGCTTTCAGCGAACTTTGCTAATCTATTCGAATGACGATGACAGTGTGCTGACCGTTCCACCGATTCGGTAGTTATGGCGAACATCGCGGCACAGAGAATCAAACGCGAATTTAAAGAGGTTATAAAAAGTGAGGAGGTGAGTAAACAATAGTTTTAGATGATTTTAAAATGTACCACTTGCTTTTCATGAAATAATGCTATTAAAATTGCTAGACAACATCGTTCGATTTATGATATCGTTTGAAAGAAATCTCATGTGTGGCGTGACAAAAATGTGCCGCAATTCATTGGGCGATAAAATTACTACGAACAAAGCACAGGCacctgttgtatgatattcttgacAGTCATCCGCTTTCAAAGTTGCTGACTTTCGTTAATTAAATGCTTCTATATTGTATCAAAAAGAATTGTATATTAATTGTTGTTGATTAAGAAcaaagtttataaataaattgttcatGCTTCCTAGATTCTCCAATCAGTTAAAATGCAAGTTGTgcaaagaaatcaatttttagATTTACATTCAACACATCCgtaatatgtacattttttttattaattgtttgtTCAAAATAGTACATACCATTTGTTTTCCATTTCTGAGAGCAATGACATACTCTCTTGATTTTACGCTGTTCTAGAAGATCCATTCTGTATGCTAATAAAGAtctgttttcatttattatttccacATGTTTATACACAGGCTATTTGCGTCATAGTATCACAATCTTTTTGTTCTGACAATATGTAAATTATCATAATATGACATTACATCATTGCATTATCAAGTGTTGATGTCAAATGGGTCAATCATTATATTCTGTACATGTTTCTGAAAACTATTTATTATATGCCATTCCAGTGTAACATTA
This Osmia lignaria lignaria isolate PbOS001 chromosome 9, iyOsmLign1, whole genome shotgun sequence DNA region includes the following protein-coding sequences:
- the Prps gene encoding phosphoribosyl pyrophosphate synthetase isoform X3, translating into MDLLEQRKIKRVCHCSQKWKTNVMPVSQPVRAKSLLRANLESSRGQFLQSRMPNIKVFSGTSHPDLAQRIVDRLGIDIGKVVTKKFSNLETCVEIGESVRGEDVYIVQSGSGEVNDNLMELLIMINACKIASASRVTAVIPCFPYARQDKKDKSRAPISAKLVANMLSVAGADHIITMDLHASQIQGFFDIPVDNLFAEPAVLKWIKENIVEWRNSIIVSPDAGGAKRVTSIADRLNVEFALIHKERKKANEVASMVLVGDVKDRVAILVDDMADTCGTICHAAEKLLEAGATKVYAILTHGIFSGPAISRINNACFEAVVVTNTIPQDGHMKDCPKIQCIDVSMMFAEAVRRTHNGESVSYLFSNVPY
- the LOC117600769 gene encoding metallophosphoesterase domain-containing protein 1, producing MSIEIHPLTANPTAAWRELSQQQKVIKINAKLPTTEAPNDKLRIVCMSDTHSLTPFIKFDIPMGDVFIHAGDFTKCGSLQEVIEFNNWIGTLPHKNKIVIAGNHELSFDPTFTNPFSLHTSGDRQKHTGTSILDNIPTLGMSKDTLAEAIQTTNVKDYLTNCTYLEDSEIIINGIKIYGTPWQPEFCKWAFNVPRGEACLSKWEMIPSDTDILITHTPPVGHGDLCCSGVRAGCVELLSTVQNRVKPKYHVFGHIHEGYGISSDGKIIYINASTCDLNYLPSNPPVVFDITLPPDHCKL
- the Prps gene encoding phosphoribosyl pyrophosphate synthetase isoform X2, with the translated sequence MDLLEQRKIKRVCHCSQKWKTNVMPVSQPVRAKSLLRANLESSRGQFLQSRMPNIKVFSGTSHPDLAQRIVDRLGIDIGKVVTKKFSNLETCVEIGESVRGEDVYIVQSGSGEVNDNLMELLIMINACKIASASRVTAVIPCFPYARQDKKDKDFLPELSTSRAPISAKLVANMLSVAGADHIITMDLHASQIQGFFDIPVDNLFAEPAVLKWIKENIVEWRNSIIVSPDAGGAKRVTSIADRLNVEFALIHKERKKANEVASMVLVGDVKDRVAILVDDMADTCGTICHAAEKLLEAGATKVYAILTHGIFSGPAISRINNACFEAVVVTNTIPQDGHMKDCPKIQCIDVSMMFAEAVRRTHNGESVSYLFSNVPY
- the Mcad gene encoding medium-chain acyl-CoA dehydrogenase: MFSRSILKKITHQKVMRAFSTSDLATGYNFELNETQKEMQELARKFTKEEIIPVAAEHDRTGKYPWDIIKKAWGLGLLNKHIPQHCGGMEVSTFDGCLVAEEFAYGCTGISTALEGSGLGQAPVIAAGTKEQHKKYLGRLLEEPLVAAYCVTEPAAGSDVAGIKTKAEKKGKEWILNGTKMWITNGGVANWYFVLARSNPDPKAPAGKAFTAFIVERESEGLTPGRKEINMGQRASDTRMITFEDVRVPEENVLGKEGEGFKIAMKTFDKTRPMVASASVGLAQRALDEATKYSLERKTFDKVIAEHQAVAFMLSDMSIAVETARLAWMKSAWAADNNLPSATLLASIAKCYGGDVANKCATDAVQIFGGAGFNSEYPVEKLMRDAKIYQIYEGTAQIQRLIISRHLLNQAKQRAT
- the Prps gene encoding phosphoribosyl pyrophosphate synthetase isoform X1, whose amino-acid sequence is MDLLEQRKIKRVCHCSQKWKTNVMPVSQPVRAKSLLRANLESSRGQFLQSRMPNIKVFSGTSHPDLAQRIVDRLGIDIGKVVTKKFSNLETCVEIGESVRGEDVYIVQSGSGEVNDNLMELLIMINACKIASASRVTAVIPCFPYARQDKKDKGGDGGDNSNSKKQIVMKSNEWKFRSRAPISAKLVANMLSVAGADHIITMDLHASQIQGFFDIPVDNLFAEPAVLKWIKENIVEWRNSIIVSPDAGGAKRVTSIADRLNVEFALIHKERKKANEVASMVLVGDVKDRVAILVDDMADTCGTICHAAEKLLEAGATKVYAILTHGIFSGPAISRINNACFEAVVVTNTIPQDGHMKDCPKIQCIDVSMMFAEAVRRTHNGESVSYLFSNVPY